Proteins from a genomic interval of Methanofollis formosanus:
- a CDS encoding helix-turn-helix domain-containing protein produces the protein MIQADPVERIIKAALISDEEFVTVLQHVLKNDLRVSVRELSERSGVAQSTLYKVLTGKRSPTLPTMRAIVNTVRSFSRTPDEAFIGLIAARYVLESIQERTAVVDGHEFRVREYPVYTFEDAIVAAVRAEREGAVAVVCAPIASSTIEQVIRIPVTTIVPKDSVQRAIESAARKAWL, from the coding sequence ATGATTCAGGCAGACCCGGTCGAGCGCATCATCAAGGCCGCCCTCATCTCCGACGAGGAGTTCGTGACGGTCCTCCAGCATGTACTGAAGAACGACCTGCGGGTGAGCGTGCGCGAGCTCTCGGAGCGGAGCGGGGTCGCCCAGAGCACACTCTATAAGGTGCTCACCGGCAAACGTTCGCCCACGCTCCCCACCATGCGGGCGATCGTCAATACGGTCAGATCCTTCTCCCGTACGCCTGACGAAGCCTTCATCGGGCTCATCGCCGCACGCTACGTCCTGGAATCCATCCAGGAGCGGACGGCGGTCGTCGACGGTCACGAGTTCAGGGTACGGGAGTACCCGGTCTATACCTTTGAGGACGCGATCGTCGCTGCCGTGCGGGCCGAGCGGGAGGGGGCGGTGGCGGTCGTCTGCGCCCCCATCGCCTCTTCGACCATCGAGCAGGTGATCCGCATCCCGGTGACGACGATCGTGCCAAAGGACAGTGTCCAGCGGGCGATCGAGTCGGCGGCGCGCAAGGCGTGGCTGTGA
- a CDS encoding HEPN domain-containing protein, with protein MEPTDDLRRRGLIKKFRPEPGAVENAMALARRDAAVAGTMLAGNADWAYTIAYNAMLQAGRALMFSKGYRPAGTNQHIAVVRFAELFLDREAVLAFDRMRRKRHITVYDMAGTVSEGEARNAVDRAEAFLEIVDGLLQ; from the coding sequence TTGGAACCGACTGACGACCTGAGACGACGGGGCCTCATCAAGAAATTCCGCCCCGAACCCGGCGCGGTGGAGAACGCGATGGCCCTCGCACGCCGGGACGCCGCCGTCGCCGGCACCATGCTCGCCGGCAACGCCGACTGGGCCTACACCATCGCCTACAACGCCATGCTCCAGGCCGGACGGGCGCTGATGTTCTCGAAGGGCTACCGCCCCGCCGGGACAAACCAGCACATCGCGGTGGTCAGGTTCGCCGAACTCTTTCTGGACCGCGAGGCCGTCCTCGCCTTCGACCGGATGCGGAGAAAACGGCACATCACGGTCTACGACATGGCCGGGACGGTCTCGGAGGGGGAAGCCCGGAACGCCGTCGATCGGGCGGAGGCGTTTCTGGAGATTGTCGACGGGCTTCTGCAGTGA
- a CDS encoding nucleotidyltransferase domain-containing protein, translating to MLERLIPSKTRVKLLTLFLMNPGREMYLREVQRITGENLNAVRRELANLEEFGLLTSTRRGNAHYYGVDRSFPLYEELTAIILKTEGVAKVIAERLDDVGAIDRMFIYGSFARGEAGAESDIDLFIVGTVDEDRLIVAVQETEETLGREINYALFTPEEMAERTADDDPFVANVLKGPKVMLIGTD from the coding sequence ATGCTCGAACGGCTCATCCCCTCGAAGACGCGGGTGAAACTCCTCACGCTCTTCCTCATGAACCCGGGCCGCGAGATGTACCTCCGCGAGGTCCAGCGCATCACCGGGGAGAACCTCAACGCCGTCAGGCGGGAACTCGCGAACCTCGAGGAGTTCGGGCTGCTCACCAGCACCCGGCGGGGGAACGCCCATTATTATGGGGTGGACCGCTCTTTTCCTCTGTACGAGGAGTTGACCGCCATCATCCTCAAGACCGAGGGGGTGGCGAAGGTGATCGCCGAGCGCCTCGACGACGTCGGGGCCATCGACCGGATGTTCATCTACGGCTCATTCGCCCGCGGCGAGGCGGGCGCGGAGAGCGACATCGACCTCTTCATCGTCGGGACGGTGGACGAAGACCGGTTGATCGTCGCGGTGCAGGAGACCGAGGAGACGCTCGGACGGGAGATCAACTATGCCCTCTTCACGCCCGAAGAGATGGCGGAGCGGACCGCCGACGACGATCCTTTCGTCGCGAACGTGCTGAAAGGACCGAAGGTGATGCTGATTGGAACCGACTGA